A single Montipora foliosa isolate CH-2021 chromosome 7, ASM3666993v2, whole genome shotgun sequence DNA region contains:
- the LOC138009639 gene encoding LOW QUALITY PROTEIN: uncharacterized protein (The sequence of the model RefSeq protein was modified relative to this genomic sequence to represent the inferred CDS: substituted 2 bases at 2 genomic stop codons), translating into MLTFSKPVIKKVFFSSPLKIAVLDKGLTSLKVPDFLSRKPRSLTGRAHWKAAEFRAWLLYYSVPALMGILDHGYLQHFALLVSAMSLLVSEKITPADLTEADGMSNLFWTKXSTLTIXITSSIAEKAMTMNAHQLRHFVYFVRLFGPLWVYSCFGFERMNGSLRSMIHGTHSRAAICLKLLH; encoded by the exons ATGTTGACTTTTTCCAAACCTGTGATCA aaaaagtttttttttcttctccatTAAAGATTGCTGTACTGGACAAAGGCCTCACATCTTTGAAAGTGCCTGACTTTCTTTCAAGAAAACCAAGATCACTAACTGGCAGAGCTCATTGGAAAg CTGCAGAATTCAGAGCTTGGCTTTTGTACTATTCAGTACCAGCACTGATGGGAATCCTGGATCATGGCTACCTGCAGCACTTTGCATTGTTAGTATCAGCTATGTCCCTTCTCGTCAGTGAGAAAATTACACCTGCTGACCTGACTGAGGCTGATGGCATGTCGAACTTATTTTGGACAAA ATAGTCAACACTGACCATTTAAATTACTTCATCCATAGCGGAGAAAGCAATGACCATGAATGCTCATCAGCTGCGCCATTTTGTCTACTTTGTGAGACTGTTTGGGCCTTTATGGGTGTATTCTTGTTTTGGCTTTGAAAGAATGAATGGCTCCTTAAGAAGCATGATTCATGGAACACATAGCAGAGCAGCTATTTGCCTTAAACTGTTGCATTAA